The Manduca sexta isolate Smith_Timp_Sample1 unplaced genomic scaffold, JHU_Msex_v1.0 HiC_scaffold_3130, whole genome shotgun sequence DNA window gagcggagcagtaatgaaacatgatgcaaaaacggggacaatttattagttttgagagcctctgttgcgtgcgctgcgtaaacggttaaagttatgcaacaataatgtatgacgggattgttcctcttaaagagttctacaaaaatatatcataaaacaaagtccccgctgcatcggtctgcccgaacgtgttaaactcaaaaactacccaacgtattaggataaaatttggtatggagacagtttgagaccctgggaagaacataggctcccggtaaaatatatagcgtgactttataacggaaaactttagcccgataaactttataacgcgggcggagccgcgggcaaaagctagtaatcaataaaattgCAACTATAACAACAACACAATAAACTGTATAATTCATTGGCAGCGCATTAGTGGCGGTATGACCAGCTCGAACGCGTGGATTCAGTGCACGCACGTGGCGGAGGGACACGGgcgccgcgctcgcgctcgcGGCACACACACCATCTGCTGTACAGCGGGGCGTCGGTGAGGAAGTCTTTGATTTTGTGTCATGCCATTAGTAATCATACAAGATTTAAGTACGTGTTTAATGATTTAGCTGGGCTCaagaaagcatttttttttaatgtgaaacGTCTGATACCGCGATATGCATTACGGGCATGGAAAAACTacataataactaaataaacatttaccatacaaataatatcacgatatatcattatttatctttgaactcactttacttaaaataataaatagtaatataggtcatttcatccacgaagtcTCGCCCTACTACCATTTAAGAAGGAGTGTCGTAGGCTAAGGGGAATGGTCcaagcaggggccttattctctatcccgcacattattttaacagtgcgtaacaagcacgtaacacaacgcatcatgtttaggacacggccgcgttacgcgtttacactatcatacagaataagggcccagttccCGATGTTAACCATCGTAGTGTGTACATTCATGCTGCTCATACACATTGTAAGCGATTAGGGAACGTTGTGGGGCGCGTGATCGATTTAATAGTAAATGCCTATTGTATATGTTCCAGACCGCACGGTCCGCGGCTGGGACCTGTCGCTGGGCACGGAGGCGTGGCGCGGCTGGTGCGGCGGCGCGGTGTcggcgctggcggcgggcgAGGCGGACGGGCGCGGCGAGGGCCGGCTGCtgctggcggcggcgggcggcgccgtGCGGCTCTTCGACACCAGGAGCCGCACGCCGCTCACCACGCTCTGGTACCGAACTATATAACTATACTATACTTAACCTGTTTGTGAATGGGAAAATGAAGTATCCAGTCATATCAGACTAACTTACCTCGTCAGGTACTATCAATGCTCCTAAGGATTTGATATAACAAAGCCCTACATAGCATCTAACTTGTATGTCCTTAAAGTGTCCCATAATGCCCTACACTGACTAGATTACTTCAAATTTACATTCATCAGAGGTTGCAAACTGTAgcatatgtatatttttcataaattcatCAGAGATTGTTTGGCAGCATGTGTGTTGTACTCAATATTATTCTTTGTATAGTTAAGTGGCACCTATTCGCACGGAGTGTCGCTTGCAAGAAAAAAATTCTGttggaataaaatatgataatttattccCACGTGTTTGCCAGGTCGTCTGGCGTGAGCGGGCCGTGTCCGTCGAGCCGCGGCATCGCGGGCGAGGTGGCGGTGACGGCGCTGGCGCTGGCGCACTCGCACCGCCTCTACACCGCCGCCGGGGACAAGCTGCGGCTGTGGGATCTGCGCATGTACGCATACCACTACCATACCATTTTCCTTCTTCAGCTCAAATCCACTACAAGAACAAATACCTACCCTAGAGATATATGCCACACGAATCATTGTCTAATAACTCTATATCTGTCTTATAGTTTTAGCATATAGGTATAGCGAAACCAATAGAATTTGTGATGCACAATGTTGCATTAgctaattcacaaataaaagtGACAATATTACTTCGATTATTGACcacaaaaactaaaatcattAGCAATAAAGGTATACAAGTCATTAGCGTATATTCAACACCTATTAATCTTCAATACCTCCTCAACTACACAGTTGTTCATTACAGGTTGGAGAGCATTTGCAAAGTGTGGTCAGGCCACGCGGCGGCAGTCATGTGTCTCGCACTGGGCATGGGCACCAACGGCGATCTCGTCGCgaccggctcgaaggaccactaCGTCAGGACCCTGGAGATGCAACCCCAAGATGCAGGTTAGTATTGTCATGTTTAAGGTGTGGTCGACACACTTCGGGGGGCACTAGTATCAATGGAGGGATATTTTAGTCGAGGGATATTTTCTTGAACAGCTCGAAGGACCAATATGTCGGAACGTTGAAAATGCGGGCGTAAGCAGCAGGTTAGTAGTATGACATCTTTGAGGTGTGATAGTCAGAGTTCGGAGGGTACTGAAACCATCGGAGACGTCGTGGCGATCGACTCGAAGGACCACTCCGTCAAATCCCTAGAGGTGTAAACAATAAACGCAGGttaattgttttctttgaaATGCTTACAATACCTGTGAGGAGATGTATCTGGTACTAAACTGGGAACGACTTGCAAGcagctcgaaggaccattttGTTGATTCATTTGCTCATAGAAGACTTACGGACCTgaattataacaataacaatttttttattgacgacATGTTCAAATGCTGGTTTATGTAAGTTTAATACAAATTGTCTGTGACCTAGGGATTATCGACGTTTATGTGTGATATTGACTACATAGGGTAGGCCGTTAGATCTTTTGCCTTCcgaggcaataaaaaaacattatttttttatcgaactTTGTTACAAATGAACGAAACGCTAACTTTAAATTAATGGAAAGAATATTGATagcattttgtataattgcaGGTGGTTGGGAAGCGAGCAATCGTCGTTTGCTCGAGCCGCCGCACTACGACGGCGTGCAGGCGCTCGCGCTCTGCGACGACGTGCTGTACAGCGCCTCCAGGGACACCAGCCTCAAGCGGTGGAGTCTCACCGACAACTCGCTTACACATGTCAGTCAATTGTGTTATGTGTATCAGTGCCCTATTgacatcaaaatttatacataaagtTTGATAccattgttttgtataaaacaaaagctTTACATAAACAGGGAAGTCTTCAGTATTAGAATTgatatataattgatatttgttaATGTGTATCTGGTTCGAAGGACCATATTGTGATGTGTGTGCATTGTGCAGAGCGTGATGAACGCGCACAAGGGCTGGGTGACGGGCGTGTGCGTGTAGGCCGGAGGCGGAGCGCGTGGTGGCGTCGTGCGGGCGCGACGCGGCGCTGCGGCTGTGGagcgccgcgctgcgccccgccgcgccgcccgccgcgctgcccgacgctgcgcttgcgcTGCGCCCGCATCCGCGACACGCGCTGCGCGTGCTCTACACCGCCGGCAAGTACGTATGCTGCGACTTCGCTTCACGCTCACTCCAATTATACTATTGTTATACAGCAATTTGTCGTGtcaattatgttaaataatactatacatGGTTTGCAGGGTTTATTCGTCCATATAtactaaactagcttttgcccgcggctccgcccgcgttataaagtttttcgggctaaagttttccgttataaaagtcacgctatatattttcccgggagcctatgttctttccagggtctcaaactgtctccataccaaattttatcctaatacgttgggtagtttttgagtttaatacgttcgggcagaccgatgcagcggaggactttgttttatgatatatttttatagaactttttaagaggaacaatcccgtcatacattattgtcgcataactttaaccgtttacgcagcgcacgcaacagaagctctcaaaactaataaattgtccccgtttttgcatcatgtttcattactgctccgctcctattggtcatagagtgacgatatataacatatagcactccaggaacaaagggctatccaacacaaaagaattattcagttcaaactcctagtttctgagattagccattactgctctgctcctgttggtcatagcgtgatgatatatagcctatagcacttcacgaacaaagggctatccaatacaaaatgatttttttagttcgaaccggtagttcctcagattagccattactgctctgctcctattgggtatagcgtgatgatatatagcctatagcactccacgaacaaaaggctatccaacgcaaaaagatttttcagtttggactggtagttcctgagattagccattactgctccgctcctattgggtatagcgtgatgatatatagcctatagcactccaagaacaaagggctatccaacgcaaaaagaatttttcagttcggaccggtagttcctgagattaggcattactgctccgctcctattgggtatagcgtgatgatatatagcctatagcactccacgaacatagggctatccaacgcaaaaagaatttttcagtttggaccggtagtttctgagattagcgcgttcaaacaaacaaacaaacaaacaaacaaacaaactcttcagctttatataatagtatagatttatcaATTCAGCGTAATAGTCAACAATTTCGGTGCCATCGCAGGTCATCCAGAAAACTGCTTCAATTTATTGTTATCTAAGCAATCGACATGTTTTCATGAATTTTCTCGCAATGTCATAAATAAACCAGCCGACTACTTGTTACAGTTCAAAGGGTATCTGGTGGATTGTCAcggaaaagcaataaaataattacaaaatatcccgaactagctgacctgacagacgtcctgtcttaactatgaatgcacgcgcgcattctgtcgatcgctgacagttatttcaaaccactgacagttatgcaaaaataatattgttaagttttcttaattgtttaaattttctgcgcaattttttgaattttttctttcataagaaccttctcctgacaataacagaagaaaaaaaattagtgatatcggtccagccgttcacgcgtgatggcgtgaccaagggaatagggattaatttttatatatatagatagaataCCTTGATAAAGGTGTCGAGTCCCTTGTCGATATAAGTGTAGGTGTAGTAGCCCGCGGGTACAAGCGTCGGTGTGTTGCAGCGGCGGCGACGTGCGCGCGTGGCGCGTGTGCTCGGAGTGAGCGGCgccgccccccccccccccccccccccccccccgcgccgccgcacacgTTACAACACGTTTGTGCCATTGTCAACCTTATGTCACACGCATACTCCTCTTAAGATTGCACTTTGATAGAGAAAATCTCTGTGAGAAATATTTATGCCACTGTTTTCCAAGCACATTGTTTCACAAGCACAGTACAATTCGTGAACACTGATTTTATGCTTACTTGTGTTAACGCTCGTTTATTACTTCCAAACAAAACTCTTGAAAAGAGATCAGATAATTTAAGTCTAAAATTACACGGAAAGATACACTACCCTCATTgcctacataatatgtaaaaaaaagaaaaaatatataagatttttgaggcattttatataaaaatttaatgattccctttataaaactgaattgtttttataagaagattaaaaaacagattttatatATCCAAAATTAAACTGCAACTTAAGAGgagaaatgttttgttttgagcATTTGAACGTGTAAATAACACGTAGTTTGATCGGTTAGCTATTTGTATAAATTGGCCAATAGATGTCGCTAGAATCAGCGCAGTGCTCATTCTCAGTAGATGTCACAAGCGtgcaaaataactaaaaaagaACTGTGGAATCGATTTTAAAGGCTATACAATTCTAAAggtaaaagttaattaatataattattccctggctgtttttttttatcattctcAAACTCGTggacaaatacaaaaacattgtatCTGTCTGTGACAGGTTACGTTCTGATATCATACTATCAAGTTTAAAACAATCATAATCATAACATAATTCAAAAGTCCCCAGAATGTCGTGTCATCAATGTCCAGAATGTCCCATTAGTTTCTGAGAAGGATTCGTATAGACATACGAATGCTCCCAGCTAATAAAACTGGCAGCAGTATTTGCAAACAAGACCTACATcagaaaaaatctaatatcgACATAAAACCTCATTAACAGTAATTAGTAATCATATCGATGTTTCTGCCTTCCAAAACGCCTTTAAGATTGGTTCCAGCTTTCACTCGTTGCTAGTTACAGCGTGTTCGTGTgctaacgtttttttttttttgtgttgctACTAACAACTGCATTAAGATATCGAATATAACAATCATCGTATTCGCTATGTCACGATAGATATCGacatcattttttaattatattttctggcgtttttttttctgtatttattacaaaattattattcatttaggttcaaaatatcgataattatcATATCTTACAAgtcgatattttaatatatttttaagtgtattGTGCTCACAACGAATAATAGCTTTTGTTTAATAGGAGGtctatttacacaaataaagaaacttattcgatattattctaataattgtCGATAAGTATTATCCGTCACTACCTTGCTGTGTTGCCACGagcacacgacgccgccgcttTTATATCGCCATTCATAATGCTAACACCGCGCTAAGCTTCTCTGTCGATAAATATATAGCTTGTTCTTCTGAACGAAGTTTCTTTCTTCTAACTACTGTAAGTGTTTTGGGTTATATTTGCTTTGAAGAGTTGAGAGTAAAGACTAATGCggcaaaattgaaaataaagtcGATGTGTAGAAGATATTTCCATTCATCCCCATTCAATAGATTATGATTGCAGCAATAATATTAGTGTAGCGGTTTGTAACTAACCCTCCTGTGTGTCCTCACCGCACCTGACCGCGGCTCTGTTGTCCACATTAGCTTGCTGCACATGTCGATGGTGTCATACAACAATACACATGCTATCAAACAACATACTACTTTACTATAGTTGGTTCGTTAAATGATTTCAATACTATTAGCGTGGTTAAATGATTTACATGAGTTAAACATTAGCATGGCTATATTAAAGGAGTATGGTTTCGGTAGCATGTGTATTCCAGTGTTGTTCTGAGTGTATGATGTTTCCAGTGACGGGCGTGTACGGTGCTGGCGGATCCGGCAGTACAGATGACCGTGGTCGGCGCCGGGCTCGCCGGGacacgcgccgccgcgccgcccgccgccgcgccgcgcctggAGGTGACGCACGCGCACGCACCGACACCAAGCACACACGGGTTACACCGACGGTTGTTTTGTGTTGACCTTGCGTACATATCATGGTATTGCGTGACAGTGAGTACCTTCACACTACAATTGTATTATGCAATTAGACGTAAAATGGTTTTAAGCGAACAAGATGAGTAATAATCGTCATAGTTGTGTTTTGTTGTACTCACAAACACGCAATATTGAGGAAGagatctaataaattattattttgcttttgtGTAACAAAAGTATGTTTTCGATACAAGGTGTCGAAATAAAGTTTTGCGCTTTGACACGCTTTCAAGACATGTGAAATATATCAGACGctatatgaaattgttttgaattaacTAAATCTTAATAACAGTGTTATATGTGGACGGCTTATTATAACGAAtagtattaattaaacaattaaaagacAATTATAATCTTTAGTAAAAATTGAGGCGCGCTCAAAgttattctttatatattacgCCTTATGCTAATCAAAAGgaactatatattttactaacaaGACTAATGTTACACATACAAAATCAGTCGATGCTCGATACTAATATATGACAGAATCGATAAAGACAAAAATACTCAgtagtaatataatagtttCGTATTCTTATGGACAGCGTATGTCACCTCCCTAGATTTTATCGACAGTCTATTGATAAGACCCGTAATTGTGAACTGGAACATAAGTTCTTATAAATAAGAATTCgaataatattctttaagaTTCGAATATTTATATCGATTATAGTATCGAGTTGTCGGATAGATTCACGACGTAGCGACGTAGACTCGTAGTTAGAGCGTGTGAGCGTAATGTCAGATTACAGCTAGTTGGAAACCATGGCCTTCACCGataataatgtgtaaatatatGTAACTGAGTAGTGATGAGTGGACATtacttcaattaaataaaaatagcttaatattataaagcgctaaaagaaattatgtatttgaaatGGGTAGATCTTCATCgattatttttatcgatattaattggcaaaggctataatttatttttaatttcgtaacTGTCCACTCACCGATACTCATTCGTGTAAGTGTATGTAGGCTTAAAGTTTTATAGTCGGTATACTGTGTAGCCTTAGCTTAGCTGTTTCAATTCCtgtgattaattttaatgaatggtACCTATTATATAGTAGGATAGTAGTCACGtcaatttgaaaacaaattaattggAAATTTTCGCGTTAAGAGTCGATAAATGTTAGTATtggtgtaatttttataaatttgtaagtgattctttatatatttaggaTCCATTGGAGACATGTTAATCATAATCCAAGAAAATTCACAATATTGGGTTCGTCTAAATGGGCTTAAAATGACTTTACTAGGTCCATAACTTGCAAACAAATCCTATAATATCGCAAACGATTATAGGCTATGGTAACCACTTTACCATAGATAATACACTAATATAGGAACACTACATCAGGTGGGCCGCATGTAACAGTAAGTGTCAAATAACCGCAAGATGTATTTCTAACATAGTAACATTTCCTTTcgttatttgaattttacttatttaaaagccAATATAATTAATGCcaaatttacaaaaaagaaataaaaaatagacgaCCTTTGTAACccaataaagtaaaaatgatttctatcattttttttacaatttactattaaaattgaTGACGTTTTGAAGATAAACAATCTCTAAACAATTTACACCAAaaggaattgaaaaaaatgaatttattacatCTGTATTAAAGCCCAGTGACTGGTACAAATTCCTATgccttttttaatttgattctcCTATAAATAGTGGACCATAGGCATCCGAAAATGTTTTGATAACCTACAAAATTACGGCAAGAATCtagaaattttttgaatgtaGAAAATATTCTATGTAATTTGCAAGACCTTCGTATGTATATGCAGTGGTATGTGTTAAAATCATCAAGGTTTACGTAACTTGGTTCaacttgtaaattaatttcttaatgaaAATTTAAGTTATGACAACATGTTTGGTAATGAACCCCCAATACTATCACTGCATACGCAAGCAATTCCTATAGATGAAGGTAATAAAGTATGTTATAGTCTATCAAGCGACAATCGTAACGAAACCGCACACCTCCACTACGAATAGAACTGATCCGTGAATTACGATAAACTGTGATTaatcgaattatatttttattacattcctGCGCTACGGGTAGATTAGCAACAGCATAACGTTTAAACATTTTGTAGTTAGATATAAACGAGACGCCATATTGGCTTTCTGATATTAGTTCTTATATTGCACGCTATACTCGCTTTTGTattctatctatattttttattgttgtgttctCTTTGATTTCACTGCCTACCTTCCTCTTATtgagttatttattgtttctgaaatatgctttttttattttgtttctgtaTAAATAATCTATGTGTATCGACATTTCAGTTATCTAATATGGCGCCTCGGAAACGCTCTTTAGAATATACAAAAACTGTAATACTAATGTCCAAATAGTAGCTAGTTTTACACACGAGGCTATGTAAGGTTATTGTAAggaatttaatcaaatatcgtcacatgtttacaataattaaagaatttattttgtgttttacgTTATTATGTGTTAATCAATTTCAGTATTATTTCtatcgtatataatatatttgcgaTTATAAATAGCGAACAACCTCGAAAATGTatgtttgtgtaaattttaaaattatcatcatTGTTTtagtgtatacattttaaattctcgTTCACATCAGAAAAGGTTTTACAGGAAGTATGTAATGTCAATGGTTTGATAAGTGAACGAGAATTCAGGATATCGATATGTTGGCACCGTGTAATTAGGTAAAATGTAATCGATAACGGAATGCTTGCGAGGCTATGATAACGCTGAACTTCATTAACATACAAAGATATAAAACGCGTTATTACTAGGTAATGAATCAAGAATTATCGTGTATTAAAGGCTGAAATGCTTTGAAATTATAGCAATATAGCTGAGAGACGGCGTGACAATCGAAGACAGCGAAATCCCTGcaccaaataaaaaagaaaacgatAAACATTGCCAAAAGTTACGGTTAAATAAccattaaagtaaaagtaaatcAGTGGAAGATCAGACTATGCAAGCAGAAGCTATAAAGTCGAGACTTCTGTATTCTCTATGACGCAATATTTTGAACTCAAGATTTTCATCTTTCTCGACTTTGCTGTTGGTACTGTTACTTGAATTGTGGGGTGTAGTAGACGCCCAGCATGGCTAGTCATGTAAATGCgtgaaattttacatattaaatttagGGAAAAGTGATGGTTGTTCGTAGATGTTTGAAATTGATGGCGGCTTAAAACATTGGTGTTTCGGTAGAACAATTTGGGAATGTGATCTCGAAATAAAGGCGTAAGTGTGAATAGTTCtgtaaaaaaatttgaaaattaaattataatacaataataatatcaacctatAGACATGTGTGAATTGTTACACGGGATTGAATGAAATtctcataatttttaattttaatca harbors:
- the LOC119192758 gene encoding kinesin-like protein KIF21B is translated as MPIVYVPDRTVRGWDLSLGTEAWRGWCGGAVSALAAGEADGRGEGRLLLAAAGGAVRLFDTRSRTPLTTLWSSGVSGPCPSSRGIAGEVAVTALALAHSHRLYTAAGDKLRLWDLRMLESICKVWSGHAAAVMCLALGMGTNGDLVATGSKDHYVRTLEMQPQDAGGWEASNRRLLEPPHYDGVQALALCDDVLYSASRDTSLKRWSLTDNSLTHSVMNAHKGWVTGVCV